From Caretta caretta isolate rCarCar2 chromosome 14, rCarCar1.hap1, whole genome shotgun sequence, the proteins below share one genomic window:
- the LOC125621630 gene encoding protein S100-A16-like — protein sequence MGQSLQPEPSGDRSGGRKPAEMEGEGSELERGLHAIVGSFYRYAEGAKELDQAAFQTLLSNELSHQLTSPEDQQAALDLFKKVDANNDQKISFDEYWDLIVEICRVIRRSTYNE from the exons ATGGGGCAGAGTTTGCAGCCGGAGCCGTCCGGGGACAGGAGCG GTGGGAGGAAGCCGGCTgagatggagggggagggctctgagctggAACGGGGCCTCCATGCCATCGTGGGCAGCTTCTACAGGTACGCCGAGGGAGCTAAGGAGCTGGACCAGGCGGCTTTCCAGACGTTGCTCAGCAATGAGCTGAGCCATCAGCTCACG AGCCCCGAGGACCAGCAGGCAGCGCTGGACCTGTTTAAGAAGGTGGATGCCAACAACGATCAGAAGATCTCCTTCGACGAGTACTGGGATCTCATCGTAGAGATTTGCCGCGTCATCCGGCGCAGCACTTATAACGAGTAG